Within the Mesotoga sp. Brook.08.105.5.1 genome, the region AGAAATCTCGATTACGAGTTCATCGACGAAGAACCATTCGACTTCAGGTATTGTGTCAAGTTCGCTTTTGATTCTTCCGTACAGTTCCTGCGCTGCCAGATGATCGAAGGTCTTTCTGGCAAGGCAGACCACTCCTAACTTCACTCTTTGCATGGAAACCTCCGCTTTCAAATCAGGCGGTTTTGCTTCCGATAGAGGCTGCTCCCGTTTCGAAGAACAGTCTCTCAAGAACAAGCGACAATCCGCCTATTATTTTGTTATCACTATCGAGCGCGCTTAAGTGAACGACTGAAGAACTATTGCTGTCTGGAGCGAGTTGATCTATCTTTTTCAGAAGAGACTGAAAGATATGATCGCTTTTGAAGAGCGGTCCGTAAAGAATTACTCTTTCTGGATTGAAGATCTTCATTACGTTTGCTATGCCAAGACTCAAATACTCCAGAGCCTTTTCAACAACTCTTATGACTCCCATATCTCTCGCTTCGTAAGCTTCAACGATATCTTCCAAAGATAGATTCCTATCATCGGCATTTAAGTTTAGCCATGGAGTCTCTCCTCTTTGCATTAGCTCTTTGATTTCCCGAATAATATTCTCGGCCGACGTCAGGGCTTCAAGACAACCCTTCTGCCCGCACCTGCACAGGGGTCCCTCCCTTTCTATAACCATATGACCGATTTCGCCAGCACAATCTGTGGATCCGTAGAACAAACTCTTGTTGATTATCATCGCAGAACCGAGTCCGGGACTATGCTTCACAAATATAAGATTGTTCACTCCTGAGTGCTTTTGCAAACTCAATTCCGAAACTGCAAGCGCTCTGACGTTATTTTCGACTACTACTTTTATACCCAAACTCTCTTCGAGTATTTGACGGATATTTACCGGCTGGGACCATATCCCATAGGCGAGATTGCTCTGACCGCTTTCCGGATCGACACTTCCGACGATACCGATACCGATACCGAGAACATTATCTTTGGTAATGCTCTGTTTCCAGAGCATTTGCATAACTCTGCTCGAAATCTCGTTAAGGAATTCAGTCGCAGATTTCTCTCTTTTAGTATTGAACTCCTCATAACCAAGAAGATTGAAGTCCATATCCGAAACACCAATGGCTGTAGTCTTTGTGCTTATATTGAGACCTATTATGTACTTTCTCTCTTTATCGATATCTACAAGAATTCTCCTTCTACCTGCCTTCGAACTTCTCTGGGCCATCCCGGTTTCCTTAAGTAAGCCCTGATCTATCATCTCATTCACCAGATTAGTAACCGCTGCCGGCGTCAACCCCGACAGCAATGCCATTTCTCTCCTTGAAAGAGGCCCTCGATCCCTGAGAAGTCTCAGTATTAGAGAACGGTTTCTCGGTTTGATAGACGATACGTTCAACCCGTAAGTCTTATTCACCATAAATCAACTATTTCCTCCGGAAATTTCCTAAGAATCGGAATTTCGAATTAGTAAACACAATTAACTAAACGACATCAGCTACATTCTATCACGGAAAAAAGTGGAGATATAACAGAATAATTCAACCTGTTAATTTAAGTATCTTCTCAATTGCCCCGAATTAGTAAATGGTACCTTCTTTTTTTACGAGCAGTTATAGCCGATTATCAAGCGTGTTCTCAACGTATCTTCTCCATACTAACCTATGGTTAGCCTTGTATTAGTTAACGCCTTTAATTATATGTTGTTATTTGCCTATCATTTATTGTAGAATCATTCAAGTAGATCCTTTGCTATCTGTTAGTTCTCTTTCTTAGCTATGTTCAACTTCAAAAAAGGGAGGTTCAATTATGAAGAAACTGCTAGTAGTTCTCTTTCTGGCTCTGTTATGTTTAACTGCATTCGGTGCCACAAATATCAAAGTTCTTGCCTGGGACGATGCACACACACAGGCTTGGGTAGCGAATCTTAAGGATTTCGAAAAGGCAACCGGAATTAAAGTCGATCTCGAGTTGATTCCATCAGGTTCAATGCTCCAGAAAACATCTCTCAATGTTACCGAGAACAAAGCAAACTACGACCTTGTAGCCATAGACGAAGGTAATGTCGCGAAGTTCGGAGATCTTCTCGTTCCTTATTCAAAATGGCCCGAGGGAAAGACCTTCAAGAAGATAAGCACCACCGAGATTCCTCAAGCGATCTTTGAGGCTGCCCTCTGGAAGGGTGAGATTCAGGGAATTCCGATTAACGGAAACGTATATGTTTGGATCACCAGAAAGGATCTGGTCGAAGACCCACAATTCAAGAAGGAATTCATGGAAATGTTTGGCTATGAGTTGAGAGTTCCCGAAACGCTGGATCAGCTTGCAAACATGGCCGAATTCTTTAAAACAAAGGGAATATATGGCTGGGCACCGTTCACAAAAAACACAGAAGGAGCAACCTGCGAGGCCATAATGTTCTTTGAAGCCTTTGGTACGCACTTCATGCAGGATGTTGCCGGAAAGTACGTCATAACTCTCGACAAGGAGAAAGCGCTTGAAGCCATTCTCTTCTACAAGCGGCTTATGCAGTATGCACCTCCAGGTGCCAACGATATGGGTCATGCCGAAAGAATAGCGGCCTTCAGCGACGGAAAGGTCTTCTCGATGTTCCAGTGGCCGGGTATTATCCCTTCACACGAAAACGAAGACGAATCTCTCGTTGTTGGAAAGATAGAGTATACTGCGCCGCCGGCCGGTCCATCCGCCCGTGCCGCGGTAAGAGGTTGCTGGATTCTAGGTATCCCAAAGGCTTCGACAAATGCCGCAGCGGCAGCAGAGTTTGCATACTGGTTGAACTCTTACGATGCCGGCATAAAGCTTGCCGAAGATGGAATGACACCCGTAAGAACAGATCTTCTCACAAATCCTGTCCTTCTAGAGACAAATCCTTGGTACGAAGGAATGGCAGATTCAGGGCTATTTGCAGTCAGCAGGCCTAACAGGGCAGCCTTCTATCCAGAGATCTCTGAACAGATCAAAGTAAACTGGCTGGCTGCCGTTCTTGGGACTGTCGATCCCGTAACCGCGATAAATAACATGGTAGACCAGGTGCAGGCACTACTCGACAAGTATGAAAATTAGCAACAGATTGATTCGAAGGAACTCCCGCAAGGGAGTTCTTTCCTATCTTTACTTCATTTTGCCGGCGCTCATCATTGTCGGTGTAGTCCTTGTATTTCCAATCATATATTCGGTTGTACTGTCTTTTTTCAACTGGGCACAGGTCGATGACGGGAGAAGAGCCTTTATTGGATTTCAGAACTACTTCGATCTTTTCAAAGACAGGCAATTCTGGAATTCGCTTTCTCTTCAGCTAGGCTTCATATTGATCGCGATACCTATTCAGCTCGTAATAGGTTTCTTTGTGGCTATACTTTTCAACAGGGAATTTCCGGCTGCGGGATTGCTGCGAACACTTTTACTGCTGCCAGTCTTTACGCTGCCCGTACTCTCGGGTCTTACCTGGAGATTGATGCTTCAACCGGGATATGGAGTGATAAGCTATCTGCTCGAGATCGTCGGTTTCGATGCGTCCAGAGGCATTCTTTCAGACAGCGGTCTCGCATATATCGCTGTTATTGTGCAGGATATTTGGAGGATGTGGCCCTTCATGTTCATGATTTTATATGCAGGGCTTAAAAGCCTTCCCGCGGATATAATGGAGGCTGCAGAGCTCGATGGTGCAAACTTCTTCAAGAAGACCTTCTTGATAACAATTCCGATGTTGAAACAGACTATAACCACGGCAATACTTCTTAGAACAATAGACGCTTTGAGGATATTCTCCGAGGTCTTTGTCATGACTAATGGTGGACCCGGAAACGCAACTATGCTGTATTCACTCTATATTCACAAGCAGGCCTTTGAGTTTGGTAAGCTGGGCTACGCTTCTTCCATGGCCGTCATTCTCATAATTGTCAGTCTTTTGTTCGCTTTCGGTCTGGTGAGAAAGAATATGGACATCGACACGCTTTAAGGTTTGGTGGTATTTATGGCGAAAATGAGGAGAAAAAGAGCGATAACAAAGTGGATTCTATTTACCATAGCACTGATAATAGTAGCGGTAGAGCTGTTTCCGATATTCATCATAATCAGCAGCGGATTCAAGAAAGATTTGGATATTCGCAATTCTAACCCCTTCAGTTTCAACCCAAATCTCACGAGTTACAAGAGAGTTCTCGGGAAGAGCGACTTTCTGCCTTCAATAAAGAACAGTCTCATAGTGGGGTTGTCATCGACCGCTATTTCTTTGCTGGTGGGCGCTATGGCCTCATATGGAATCTCGAGATTCAGGTTCAAAGGACGAAAAGTCGTTTCGTATTCCTTCCTGGTATCGAGAATGGTTCCGCAGATAGCACTCGCTGTGCCACTGTTCATGTTGTTTGACTCACTCGCAATGACCGATTCATATATTTCGCTCATACTTGCATACACGAGTTTTAATATACCTTATGTTATCTGGTTGCTTCTGCCATTCTTCTCTTCAATATCCTATTCTTTTGAAGAGGCTGCCCGCGTGGATGGCTGCAACAGAATACAGATATTCTGGAAGATCTTTCTCCCCCTCACGGCGCCTGGACTTATGGTGGCCGCAATTTTTGCGTTCATAATGTCATGGAACGAATTCATTTATGCGCTTGTTCTCACGGGAACTTCTACAAAGACGGCTCCTATATCGGTGAACGGGTTTCTCGGTCAGTATGCGCCAAGATGGGGACAACTGGCGGCCGCTGGCACTATAATACTCATACCCGTAATCATCTTCACTCTCACTCTCCAGAAGTATATTATAGGCGGACTAACTGCCGGCGGAGTCAAAGAATAATTCTGGTAAGCATACAAACATTCCTCCCGGGGAGGAGCATAAAATCTATGCTTCTCCCTGACGTTTTTAGTATTGATTGAAGGTTTCCATGGCTCCTTTGCACGGAAAGTATTCTTTGAAGTTCCTGAAGTACAGCAGCTCCTCTTTAGAACTTTCAATAGCTCCATCGCCATCGCTTCGAATTCACAATCGCTGATCTGCTGTTCAGCATATTCGTTCATACTCAACTTTGACAGCAACGAATCTAAAAACAGCTAAACAAGGGGAAAAATGAAAAGAAAAACAGACGTACCACCATAGTGGTATATTATGCAATCTCTTTGAGTAGATCCGGGGGTCTTATTTTGAGTGCTTTGAAAGCGTCGTAAGCATTGCCCATCATTTCAGTCCTTGCAAGAAAGCGTTTGCCTTCTACCGTTAGCTCAACTGCCCTTATCTCTTTCAAGTCTTCGAGTATTTCTGCGTAAGAGAAAGTACTTCCAATCTCTTTCAGCTTTCTACATAAGGCAGTCTCCATTACAAGCGCAAGGAAACAGATCATTATGTGGCCCTTCACCCTCGTGTCTGTGTAATGGTATATAGGGCGAAGATCGAGCCCGCTCTTCAGTTCCCTGAATGCCCTCTCTACTTTCCACAGTAATTTGTACGATTGAGCAACCTCTCTATTGGTAAGTTTTGTTTGTTCTTAGAACGTATTTGCCATCGTGTTTTACTTCTGGGTAAATTGCGGACTGCCTCCATTATTTACAAATGGTCATCGTAGCCAACGATAGTGTTTGCGTGATTAGTGTTTGGATTCGTGTAATTCGTACTGTTCCATACGTCGGAGGGACTCAAGTTTGCATACTTGTCAGCGTCGACGGAAATGGAAACTAGATATCCGGCATTTATGTACGATTTCAGTGTCTGAATGTCCTGATCGTTTTCTACCATCAGGACTCTCATTACGTTGGTGCGGCTCCTGTACCTCGGGGCTTCTCTCCACGCAGACTCCGAAGGCCATGTCTTGCTGTCGTTAGGATTGTAGGGCATCTCTTTCCAGCTGCTCACGCCTGTATTAGATATAAGCTTCATCGCATCCTGGTATGCGGAACCTTGATCATAGCCATCGTTTATCTGGTGATAGATGAAATCTGGACTGAGTATCCTGTCCTGGTAGGAAGCAGTGGGCGCCCCGTAGTATCCTCCCACCCATTGAGCACCGCTTAGGTCCCAGTTCCTGTCACAGGCTTCATAAAAAGTGGCTGTGTAATACCCTACCGAGAAGGCTACACATGAACCTTCGTTTCCCTGATTACCTATCGGTGGAAAGTGGATCGAACTTGAATGGTCAAGAGAAACAGGTAGCGTCTCCTGCAGACCAAAAGCCTCCATCTCATACCAGCTGTTTGCTATCTCTTCCCACTCTTCAACCGAGGGCGGTCTCAGACCAGTGCCGTAACCGTTTATTATCTCGTTGTAGCCTCTTCCCTCTTCATACACACCCATCGTTTCTTTCATTCCTTCGAGTAGTCTCTTTGAAAGACCTCCATCGTTTGAAGAGAGATCGTAGTTCGAAGCGGCCGAGACTGTGACGCCCGGGATCTGTACATTCACATAAGAGTTGTTGACGGTGTTCTTTGGTGTCTGTGTGGATGTGAAGACACTTGAAGGGATACCCGATGGATAATTGTCGTATATCTCTACCGAGAAGAACTCGATAGTGCCTGTGCTGCCTGTATTCGTATCATATACTTTCAGATATAACGTCTCGTTATTGAATGGAAGGAGTTCGGTTATGTCCAAGACCATTTTGTTGTCTGGGTAAGGGTGTGGCCCGCTACGTTGATAATAGTCATCGAATCTCTTCTCTCTTGAAGGAGAAGAGGGGTTTCCTACGCCTACATAAACGCTACAATCATCCCTGACCAGGTGTGATATCTTGAAAATGGCTATCGCTCTGGGTTCATAGTTGTCTTTGGGATCGACCACAAAGCACAGAACCTTATTCTGTTTCATGGCTTCATAGGTTATATACAGAAAACCGTCAGGGACGTTTTCCCATCCCCCTATTCCCCATGAGTTGGCCACTTTGAAGCCTCCGGTTTCCTGTGAAGCTGCATTATAAGTGAAGTTCCAGGAGATTACATTCGAATAGGCGCCGTCGCTGTCTTGTGCCCTGACTTCGAATACGTGGGCGCCCTCTGAGTAGCCGCTCCACGTGTAACTCGTGTTCAAGTCGTTGTCTGTCCAGCTTCCTCCGTCTTTTCTGTATTCGTATAAGGTAATGCTCCCGTCGGGATCGACTCCGTCCCAGCTGAATGCGTTGCTGTCTTCCCCTATCGCCCCCTCCATTCCACTCACTTTCTCTATTACCGGTGGAATGTTGGGTATATCGTAAACGAAGTTCCAGGAGATTACATTCGAATAGGCACCTTCGTCGTCCTGCGCCCTGACTTCGAATACGTGAGCGCCCTCTGA harbors:
- a CDS encoding ROK family transcriptional regulator, yielding MVNKTYGLNVSSIKPRNRSLILRLLRDRGPLSRREMALLSGLTPAAVTNLVNEMIDQGLLKETGMAQRSSKAGRRRILVDIDKERKYIIGLNISTKTTAIGVSDMDFNLLGYEEFNTKREKSATEFLNEISSRVMQMLWKQSITKDNVLGIGIGIVGSVDPESGQSNLAYGIWSQPVNIRQILEESLGIKVVVENNVRALAVSELSLQKHSGVNNLIFVKHSPGLGSAMIINKSLFYGSTDCAGEIGHMVIEREGPLCRCGQKGCLEALTSAENIIREIKELMQRGETPWLNLNADDRNLSLEDIVEAYEARDMGVIRVVEKALEYLSLGIANVMKIFNPERVILYGPLFKSDHIFQSLLKKIDQLAPDSNSSSVVHLSALDSDNKIIGGLSLVLERLFFETGAASIGSKTA
- a CDS encoding extracellular solute-binding protein, coding for MKKLLVVLFLALLCLTAFGATNIKVLAWDDAHTQAWVANLKDFEKATGIKVDLELIPSGSMLQKTSLNVTENKANYDLVAIDEGNVAKFGDLLVPYSKWPEGKTFKKISTTEIPQAIFEAALWKGEIQGIPINGNVYVWITRKDLVEDPQFKKEFMEMFGYELRVPETLDQLANMAEFFKTKGIYGWAPFTKNTEGATCEAIMFFEAFGTHFMQDVAGKYVITLDKEKALEAILFYKRLMQYAPPGANDMGHAERIAAFSDGKVFSMFQWPGIIPSHENEDESLVVGKIEYTAPPAGPSARAAVRGCWILGIPKASTNAAAAAEFAYWLNSYDAGIKLAEDGMTPVRTDLLTNPVLLETNPWYEGMADSGLFAVSRPNRAAFYPEISEQIKVNWLAAVLGTVDPVTAINNMVDQVQALLDKYEN
- a CDS encoding sugar ABC transporter permease, with the protein product MKISNRLIRRNSRKGVLSYLYFILPALIIVGVVLVFPIIYSVVLSFFNWAQVDDGRRAFIGFQNYFDLFKDRQFWNSLSLQLGFILIAIPIQLVIGFFVAILFNREFPAAGLLRTLLLLPVFTLPVLSGLTWRLMLQPGYGVISYLLEIVGFDASRGILSDSGLAYIAVIVQDIWRMWPFMFMILYAGLKSLPADIMEAAELDGANFFKKTFLITIPMLKQTITTAILLRTIDALRIFSEVFVMTNGGPGNATMLYSLYIHKQAFEFGKLGYASSMAVILIIVSLLFAFGLVRKNMDIDTL
- a CDS encoding carbohydrate ABC transporter permease; its protein translation is MAKMRRKRAITKWILFTIALIIVAVELFPIFIIISSGFKKDLDIRNSNPFSFNPNLTSYKRVLGKSDFLPSIKNSLIVGLSSTAISLLVGAMASYGISRFRFKGRKVVSYSFLVSRMVPQIALAVPLFMLFDSLAMTDSYISLILAYTSFNIPYVIWLLLPFFSSISYSFEEAARVDGCNRIQIFWKIFLPLTAPGLMVAAIFAFIMSWNEFIYALVLTGTSTKTAPISVNGFLGQYAPRWGQLAAAGTIILIPVIIFTLTLQKYIIGGLTAGGVKE
- a CDS encoding Ig-like domain-containing protein yields the protein MKNKLLSVCLFLFLFSIMFLLLGCPTIDKPPKLTIPDKTVDEGQVLQFDLKQYAEDKDKNTLAFAIVSGVGEIVGSDYRYTPTFDDSGQKEVKIRVTNAKDKSAEDTFKITVNDVNRPPVLDIPDQTMNEGETLTLNLNDYADDPDEDDLTFTLVSGVGEITGATYTYTPDYDVLKKVREYDPAAESIDFEVSISANDGKGGEATSTFTISVTDVNRPPMLDIQDQTMNEGETLTLNLNDYADDPDGDALTFTLVSGVGNIAGSTYTYTATYTDAGTKTVTVRVTDNKGGNGQVAFGITVNRLPVINKLSGPSGTMNQSSVTFSWAGDDPNGSIALYEYRKDGGSWTDHGLNTSYTWSGYSEGAHVFEVRAQDDEGAYSNVISWNFVYDIPNIPPVIEKVSGMEGAIGEDSNAFSWDGVDPDGSITLYEYRKDGGSWTDNDLNTSYTWSGYSEGAHVFEVRAQDSDGAYSNVISWNFTYNAASQETGGFKVANSWGIGGWENVPDGFLYITYEAMKQNKVLCFVVDPKDNYEPRAIAIFKISHLVRDDCSVYVGVGNPSSPSREKRFDDYYQRSGPHPYPDNKMVLDITELLPFNNETLYLKVYDTNTGSTGTIEFFSVEIYDNYPSGIPSSVFTSTQTPKNTVNNSYVNVQIPGVTVSAASNYDLSSNDGGLSKRLLEGMKETMGVYEEGRGYNEIINGYGTGLRPPSVEEWEEIANSWYEMEAFGLQETLPVSLDHSSSIHFPPIGNQGNEGSCVAFSVGYYTATFYEACDRNWDLSGAQWVGGYYGAPTASYQDRILSPDFIYHQINDGYDQGSAYQDAMKLISNTGVSSWKEMPYNPNDSKTWPSESAWREAPRYRSRTNVMRVLMVENDQDIQTLKSYINAGYLVSISVDADKYANLSPSDVWNSTNYTNPNTNHANTIVGYDDHL